One part of the Treponema sp. OMZ 787 genome encodes these proteins:
- a CDS encoding Fic family protein — MSYEPPFKITSKAINLISQISADIERFKIRLEQEDGVRLRKINRMKTIQGSLAIEGNTLTEEQVTALIEGKHIIAPIREVQEVKNAIKVYEKCMSFDPYNEKDLLKAHGILTMGLLDNPGHFRKGGVCIAGKNGISHIAPPADRVPFLMSDLFDWLRTSDYHPLIKSCVFHYEFEFIHPFEDGNGRMGRLWHSRILADWNPIFIHLSIENMILKNQAAYYKALEKSTDENDSGIFIDFMLEIIVKTIKNNRKKGTVNETVNETVNETVNMILKYLKENPEISYEQLAEKLGKSRATISRKISELKKAGIIKRIGADKNGYWQILDEKL; from the coding sequence ATGAGTTACGAACCCCCATTTAAAATTACGTCAAAAGCTATAAATTTGATTTCTCAAATATCCGCAGATATAGAACGCTTTAAAATAAGACTGGAACAAGAAGATGGTGTAAGACTGCGTAAAATAAACCGGATGAAAACAATACAGGGTTCTCTTGCAATTGAGGGTAACACATTAACAGAAGAGCAGGTTACTGCTTTAATTGAGGGAAAACATATTATTGCTCCCATAAGAGAAGTTCAAGAAGTAAAAAATGCAATTAAGGTTTATGAAAAATGTATGTCTTTCGATCCTTATAACGAAAAAGACTTATTAAAAGCTCATGGAATTTTGACTATGGGGCTTCTGGATAATCCGGGACATTTTAGAAAAGGCGGAGTCTGTATAGCCGGAAAAAACGGCATAAGTCACATAGCCCCTCCTGCAGATCGTGTTCCATTTTTAATGAGTGATTTATTCGATTGGCTTAGAACCAGCGACTATCATCCTCTCATAAAAAGCTGTGTCTTCCATTACGAGTTTGAGTTTATTCATCCTTTTGAAGATGGAAACGGCAGGATGGGACGCTTATGGCATTCGAGGATTCTTGCAGATTGGAATCCTATATTTATTCACCTTTCCATTGAAAACATGATTTTAAAAAATCAAGCGGCATACTATAAGGCCCTTGAAAAAAGCACGGATGAAAACGATTCAGGTATTTTTATAGATTTTATGCTTGAAATAATAGTCAAAACAATAAAAAACAACCGGAAAAAAGGAACTGTAAATGAGACTGTAAATGAGACTGTAAATGAGACTGTAAATATGATATTAAAATATTTAAAAGAAAATCCTGAAATATCATATGAACAACTTGCCGAAAAATTGGGAAAATCAAGGGCAACCATAAGCCGAAAGATCTCGGAACTAAAAAAAGCCGGTATCATCAAGCGCATCGGGGCCGACAAAAACGGGTACTGGCAAATCTTGGATGAAAAGTTATAA
- a CDS encoding M28 family peptidase: MIQENEDSLLNSDLFKAFLKKDLNRCDFISQWLNANKVPHSIVNLAQKKHIIIKYPAQFYDKNFKMKTLVAHYDRAPNTQGANDNSASCFILMNFAKKLCAYTKTHNIKIIFTDGEEAGAAGLREQGAYTLGMGLKKLKMDEDDIFVFDMCGRGDTLILSRSGIFGRDKEKTKRLDELHKRAGLLAQKACPNQWLSMLTAYSDNAGFIAAGLCAQVITVLPREEAATLLRYLPQEKEGYPLSSLPQKKTSVLNSQNKTQNKTAMSELTDMVIKNQKPPQGSPFEKIIPFTWQLMHTADDKIETLTNEAFSLTEKYLKALTDNYR; this comes from the coding sequence ATGATTCAGGAAAATGAAGACAGTTTGCTCAATTCCGATTTGTTTAAAGCCTTTTTAAAAAAAGACCTTAACCGCTGTGATTTTATATCGCAGTGGTTAAACGCCAATAAGGTTCCGCACAGCATAGTAAACCTTGCACAAAAAAAACACATCATCATAAAATACCCTGCACAGTTTTACGATAAGAATTTTAAGATGAAAACCCTTGTAGCTCACTATGACAGGGCTCCAAATACCCAAGGAGCCAACGACAATTCTGCCTCTTGTTTTATCCTCATGAACTTTGCAAAAAAATTATGCGCTTACACAAAGACCCACAACATAAAAATTATCTTTACCGACGGTGAAGAAGCAGGAGCAGCCGGTCTTCGAGAACAAGGAGCTTACACACTTGGAATGGGTTTAAAAAAACTTAAAATGGATGAAGACGATATTTTTGTATTCGACATGTGCGGAAGAGGCGATACCCTAATCCTTTCCCGTTCAGGCATTTTCGGACGGGATAAAGAAAAAACCAAAAGGCTCGACGAGCTTCATAAGCGGGCCGGCCTCCTTGCACAGAAGGCTTGTCCGAATCAATGGCTTTCAATGCTGACGGCTTACAGCGACAATGCCGGCTTTATTGCTGCCGGCCTTTGCGCCCAAGTCATAACCGTTCTCCCGCGGGAAGAAGCCGCAACTCTTTTGCGTTATCTCCCGCAGGAAAAAGAAGGTTATCCCTTGAGCAGTCTCCCTCAAAAGAAAACTTCAGTACTAAATAGCCAAAACAAAACTCAAAATAAAACGGCTATGAGCGAACTCACGGACATGGTAATAAAAAACCAAAAGCCGCCCCAAGGTTCTCCTTTCGAAAAAATAATCCCTTTTACATGGCAGCTCATGCACACAGCCGATGATAAGATTGAAACTCTAACTAACGAAGCCTTTAGTCTGACTGAAAAATATCTTAAAGCCTTAACAGACAATTACCGCTAA
- the pepF gene encoding oligoendopeptidase F, with protein MKNSTTPKRSEIAQSDKWNIELLFKNEEEWEAALASITEGGKEILKYKEAFSKPETIDAATLLACLKASTGVDRIAEKVGNYAFLQKSSNEGDPENIKRLGKYMMTVTELSAATSWLMPSIMEIPEEKIRSWIDPSSPTGKDFADFKVSLEKTLHLKPHTLSDKEEKILSLLSEPHGTPSQAFSVLTNVDFDFGTITTKEGDVKLTQSSYSKFMQNPDRALREKAYKQLYGTYGAHKNTIASLYTGQVQQNVALAKIRGYGSAREKSLYVDKVPTAVYDNLVDTIHKNLKPLHKFYGMLKKHLGVKELRHYDVYMPLVSEVKKVTPYNEAVDIITEALKPLGEEYVKTIRDGLLNGWVDKYENEGKRSGAFSAGGYDSVPYILMNYKEDVIRDLFTLVHEGGHSMHSWYSVRNNPYPCYHYTIFEAEVASTFNEELLFRHMIKNTTDPKMKAYLLSVRASDILATLYRQTMFAEYEKITHALVESGTPLIVENLRSEYKKLLELYFGPEMVFEDVSDLEGMRIPHFYRAFYVYKYATGISASMALAERVCSGGDKEREDYFKFLKSGGSRYPIESLKLAGVDMASPAPVQAACDNFAKIVDELEKALEELKK; from the coding sequence ATGAAAAACTCAACTACACCTAAACGTTCCGAGATCGCCCAGAGCGATAAATGGAATATCGAATTACTTTTTAAGAATGAAGAAGAATGGGAAGCAGCCCTTGCTTCTATTACAGAAGGCGGAAAAGAAATCTTAAAATATAAGGAAGCCTTTTCCAAGCCTGAAACAATCGATGCGGCAACCCTGCTTGCCTGCCTCAAGGCTTCAACAGGAGTTGATAGAATTGCAGAAAAAGTCGGGAACTATGCCTTCTTACAAAAATCCTCAAATGAGGGAGATCCCGAAAATATTAAACGCTTAGGCAAATACATGATGACTGTTACGGAGCTTTCTGCTGCAACCAGCTGGCTCATGCCCTCTATCATGGAAATCCCGGAAGAAAAGATCCGCTCATGGATTGATCCTTCAAGCCCCACAGGTAAGGACTTTGCCGATTTTAAGGTTTCCTTGGAAAAGACCTTGCACCTAAAGCCTCACACCCTTTCCGACAAGGAAGAAAAGATCTTAAGCCTTTTAAGCGAGCCCCACGGCACGCCCAGTCAGGCCTTTTCGGTTTTAACTAACGTAGATTTTGACTTCGGTACAATCACCACAAAAGAAGGAGATGTAAAACTAACTCAATCTTCCTATTCGAAGTTTATGCAGAATCCGGACAGGGCCTTGCGCGAAAAAGCCTATAAGCAGCTTTACGGCACATACGGCGCTCATAAAAATACAATCGCAAGTTTGTATACAGGACAGGTTCAGCAAAACGTAGCCCTTGCAAAAATCAGAGGCTATGGTTCTGCAAGAGAAAAATCCCTCTATGTGGACAAGGTTCCTACAGCTGTTTATGACAACCTTGTTGACACCATTCACAAAAATTTAAAGCCCTTGCATAAATTCTATGGTATGCTGAAAAAACATCTGGGAGTTAAAGAGCTCCGCCACTATGACGTTTATATGCCCTTAGTCAGCGAGGTAAAAAAAGTTACTCCGTATAATGAAGCCGTCGACATCATCACTGAAGCCCTCAAACCTCTTGGAGAAGAATATGTTAAAACAATCAGAGACGGTCTTTTAAACGGCTGGGTAGACAAGTACGAAAATGAAGGCAAACGCTCCGGTGCCTTTTCGGCAGGCGGATACGACAGCGTTCCCTATATCTTGATGAACTACAAAGAAGATGTTATCCGTGACTTATTCACCCTTGTACACGAAGGCGGCCACTCCATGCACTCATGGTACTCGGTCAGGAACAATCCCTATCCATGCTACCATTACACAATCTTTGAAGCCGAGGTTGCCTCTACCTTTAATGAAGAACTCTTATTCAGGCACATGATTAAAAATACAACCGACCCGAAAATGAAAGCCTATCTTTTAAGCGTCAGAGCATCGGATATCCTCGCAACCCTCTACAGACAAACCATGTTTGCAGAGTACGAAAAGATTACCCACGCCCTTGTCGAAAGCGGCACACCTCTTATAGTCGAAAACTTGCGAAGTGAATACAAAAAACTTTTGGAACTTTACTTCGGTCCCGAAATGGTATTCGAAGATGTAAGCGACTTGGAAGGAATGAGGATTCCGCACTTTTACAGGGCCTTCTATGTTTACAAATATGCAACAGGAATTTCCGCCTCAATGGCTCTCGCCGAAAGGGTTTGCTCAGGCGGCGACAAAGAAAGAGAAGACTACTTTAAGTTCTTAAAATCGGGAGGCTCACGCTATCCGATTGAGTCGCTCAAACTTGCAGGTGTTGACATGGCAAGTCCCGCTCCGGTACAAGCAGCCTGTGATAACTTTGCAAAGATTGTAGACGAACTTGAAAAAGCTCTTGAAGAATTAAAAAAATAA
- a CDS encoding DNA adenine methylase, which translates to MKEQQEENKEFLTTQIITYLGNKRTLIDKIEEEVKLISKNLNKEKLICADLFSGSGIVARMLKKYASKIIVNDLESYSYVINSCYLTNKEEYPKKLCGQLRKEIISSCSDKKIPGVITENYAPKNDNKIEKGERVFYTHQNALLIDTYRNLIDKIIREENLKRFFLAPLITEASIHVNTSGVFKGFYKDKNTGIGCFGASGKNALTRILGEVELKEPVFSNFNSELEFFTKDAVELSKEIKNIDVAYIDPPYNQHPYGSNYFMLNLILKNKLDVPISKVSGITQDWKRSAFNKPYLALKSMEEIISSLDSKYAVISYNSEGFISFEDMTAMLQKYGELKTAEIKYNTFRGSRNLNNRNIHVSEYLFVLKK; encoded by the coding sequence ATGAAAGAGCAGCAAGAAGAAAATAAGGAATTTCTTACCACACAGATAATTACATACCTCGGCAATAAAAGAACTCTTATAGATAAAATAGAAGAAGAGGTAAAGCTTATATCTAAAAACTTAAACAAGGAAAAGCTTATCTGTGCGGATCTTTTTTCAGGTTCCGGCATAGTTGCCCGTATGTTAAAAAAATATGCTTCAAAGATAATCGTTAATGATTTGGAAAGTTATTCATATGTTATAAACTCATGTTATCTTACAAACAAAGAAGAATATCCTAAAAAACTTTGCGGTCAATTAAGAAAAGAAATAATCTCTTCTTGTTCAGATAAAAAAATCCCCGGAGTAATTACAGAAAACTACGCTCCCAAGAATGACAACAAAATCGAAAAAGGAGAAAGAGTTTTTTATACACATCAAAATGCTCTTTTAATCGATACCTATAGAAATCTTATCGATAAAATTATTCGAGAAGAAAATTTAAAAAGATTTTTTTTGGCACCCCTAATTACCGAAGCTTCAATTCATGTAAATACAAGCGGCGTATTTAAGGGGTTTTATAAGGACAAAAACACTGGAATAGGCTGCTTCGGCGCCAGCGGGAAAAATGCCCTGACAAGAATATTGGGCGAGGTGGAATTAAAAGAGCCCGTTTTTAGTAATTTTAATTCCGAGCTTGAATTTTTTACAAAGGATGCTGTAGAACTTTCAAAAGAAATCAAAAATATCGATGTGGCCTATATCGATCCGCCTTATAATCAGCATCCATACGGTTCAAACTATTTTATGCTTAATTTAATTCTTAAAAATAAACTCGATGTTCCTATAAGCAAGGTAAGCGGAATTACCCAAGACTGGAAGCGCTCCGCCTTTAATAAACCTTATCTGGCTTTAAAATCCATGGAAGAAATTATATCATCTCTTGATTCGAAGTATGCAGTTATTTCTTATAATTCGGAGGGCTTTATTTCTTTTGAAGATATGACCGCTATGCTGCAAAAATACGGAGAACTAAAAACCGCCGAAATAAAATACAATACTTTTCGGGGAAGCCGAAATCTTAACAATAGGAACATTCATGTTTCGGAATACTTGTTTGTTTTAAAAAAATAG
- a CDS encoding MFS transporter, whose translation MEEQLSNFRIKQGRSVFSAYNGINSFSFALVTGNTITLYALALKANSTVIGLLTAFMYMCYFTIPLGKLMARRFTIVKTFAYTWFLRNASLLPILFIPFFYFSGENEAAIFMLLLAVALFNFFRGAGIVANNPVISLLAPGKDRNSYIVKISLTNNSAALTAIIFLTVFLWFSPRLGIDIVSTYNITAIIGIITGFAASALLLKLPDPDFERRMEAVKQAMAEGKSRKEIRKLKRGNQNLQKGSFFAAAKEALADKNFKLYIFSFFIIQFGISLARPFIIVYGRSVYGIPDNLVIIFSLASTMGSLLVGLLMRLLIDRMGAKPMYVIFTALSVTALIPAIIAPARDMHLIAFIFLILFSMITNMGFSAQMDASQAYFFGIVPSKSLMDLSMLNFFVMGITGALGSILGGRILDMLQTSGFSNLSMYRLFFSGVIICILFGMIFQIKLLNLGGRLVKDALAVIFSPRDMKALNLLYKLDSSESLQTEEKILHELTATASQESADKLNQYMKSPRFSIRYSAMKSLNSLEKLSAKNRESLLEELNKGEFTTAALAAKTLAHFNVYQAVEPLRKAIESEDYILAGEAMIALARLKDEASQFKIYQILSGTQNPKILLSGIKAMETYRSVNSIPFIIDLLRREGLPSLVEDEAYLSLASMMNVEGGFYFAYDRFKNEARDTGVIFTDMLDEAFAKRKNSDLEFKKIILTFISEASNDTEFIKWFLDLAEEFLGMNTALLLSVIMDVDMVTNKSFRFFLCYWAVSIFKEPKLAAI comes from the coding sequence ATGGAAGAACAATTATCTAATTTTAGAATTAAACAGGGCCGCAGCGTTTTTAGTGCGTACAATGGAATCAACTCGTTTTCATTTGCCCTCGTTACAGGAAACACAATCACTCTTTATGCTCTTGCTCTAAAAGCTAACAGTACCGTCATAGGTTTGCTTACAGCCTTTATGTATATGTGCTATTTTACAATTCCTTTAGGCAAGCTGATGGCTCGAAGGTTTACGATTGTAAAAACTTTTGCTTATACTTGGTTTTTGCGTAACGCCTCGCTTTTGCCTATTTTGTTTATTCCGTTTTTTTATTTTAGCGGAGAAAATGAAGCAGCCATCTTTATGCTCTTACTTGCGGTAGCTCTTTTTAACTTTTTCCGCGGAGCCGGAATAGTTGCAAACAATCCGGTCATAAGCCTTTTGGCTCCCGGCAAGGATCGAAATTCTTATATAGTCAAAATCTCATTGACAAATAACTCGGCAGCACTCACAGCCATAATATTTTTAACCGTCTTTTTGTGGTTTTCTCCAAGGCTGGGAATCGATATAGTTTCTACATATAATATAACTGCAATAATAGGAATTATTACGGGCTTTGCCGCTTCTGCTCTTTTACTTAAACTTCCCGATCCCGATTTTGAAAGAAGAATGGAAGCTGTAAAGCAGGCTATGGCGGAAGGAAAAAGCCGAAAGGAAATACGAAAACTGAAACGGGGAAATCAAAATCTTCAAAAGGGTTCTTTTTTTGCCGCCGCTAAGGAAGCCCTTGCAGATAAAAACTTTAAGCTATATATTTTTTCGTTTTTTATAATTCAGTTCGGAATAAGTTTGGCCCGCCCTTTTATAATTGTTTACGGAAGATCAGTTTACGGTATACCCGATAATTTGGTAATTATTTTTTCTCTTGCTTCAACTATGGGCTCCCTTTTGGTCGGTCTTTTAATGCGCCTATTGATAGACAGGATGGGTGCAAAGCCGATGTATGTTATTTTTACAGCTCTCAGTGTTACAGCTCTTATTCCTGCAATTATAGCACCTGCCAGAGATATGCACTTGATTGCCTTTATCTTTTTGATTTTATTTTCGATGATAACCAACATGGGTTTTTCAGCTCAAATGGATGCATCTCAGGCCTACTTCTTCGGGATAGTTCCGTCAAAGTCTTTGATGGATTTGAGTATGCTCAATTTTTTTGTTATGGGTATTACAGGTGCTCTTGGTTCAATCTTAGGCGGCCGCATTTTGGATATGCTGCAAACTTCAGGTTTTTCCAATTTGAGCATGTACCGTTTATTTTTTTCGGGCGTTATAATCTGCATCCTTTTTGGAATGATTTTTCAGATTAAGCTTTTAAACCTCGGAGGCCGCCTTGTAAAGGATGCTCTTGCAGTTATTTTTTCGCCGCGAGACATGAAGGCTTTAAACCTTTTGTATAAACTGGATTCGAGTGAGAGCCTTCAAACGGAAGAAAAAATTTTACATGAACTTACGGCAACAGCTTCTCAAGAATCGGCCGACAAGTTAAATCAATATATGAAGTCTCCTCGCTTTTCGATAAGATATTCTGCAATGAAGTCGCTAAATTCCTTAGAAAAACTTTCGGCAAAAAATAGGGAATCTCTTTTAGAAGAATTGAATAAGGGAGAATTTACTACGGCCGCTCTTGCTGCTAAAACTCTTGCCCATTTTAATGTTTACCAAGCTGTCGAACCTTTGAGAAAAGCCATTGAAAGTGAAGATTATATTTTGGCAGGGGAAGCGATGATTGCTCTTGCACGTCTTAAAGATGAGGCTTCTCAATTTAAAATTTATCAAATCCTATCGGGAACACAAAATCCCAAAATTCTGCTTTCGGGCATTAAGGCTATGGAAACTTATAGGTCGGTAAATTCCATTCCGTTTATAATAGACTTGCTCCGCAGGGAGGGGCTTCCTTCCTTGGTAGAAGATGAGGCTTATTTAAGTTTGGCTTCAATGATGAATGTGGAGGGCGGTTTTTATTTTGCTTATGACCGATTTAAAAATGAAGCGAGGGACACGGGAGTGATTTTTACCGACATGCTGGATGAAGCCTTTGCAAAAAGAAAAAATTCTGATCTTGAATTTAAAAAGATAATTTTAACATTTATAAGCGAGGCTTCAAACGATACAGAATTTATAAAATGGTTTTTGGATTTAGCGGAAGAATTTTTAGGCATGAACACTGCTCTTCTTTTGAGCGTTATAATGGATGTCGATATGGTTACAAATAAGTCCTTTAGATTTTTCTTGTGCTATTGGGCCGTGTCGATTTTTAAGGAACCGAAATTGGCAGCAATTTAA
- a CDS encoding nitroreductase family protein produces MNEVIENMLTRVSVRKFTADRVEDEKLKTIVECAKASPTGKNRQMRKFTVVHNREKIQELARAVSSVLDIPNYRIYDCDALILISFEEDDRFGYCDSSVAIQNIYLAAHALGLGSVWINQLREKCNSPEIRRVLDSFNIPKNHVVCGISAIGYPAEHPEPKTRTEPVEFIN; encoded by the coding sequence ATGAATGAGGTTATTGAGAATATGCTCACTCGTGTGAGTGTGCGTAAGTTTACGGCAGACAGGGTCGAAGACGAAAAGCTTAAAACAATTGTAGAATGTGCTAAGGCTTCTCCGACTGGTAAAAACAGGCAGATGAGAAAATTTACCGTTGTGCATAATAGGGAGAAAATACAGGAACTTGCAAGGGCCGTTTCTTCCGTGCTTGATATTCCGAATTATCGAATCTATGATTGTGATGCTTTGATACTGATCAGCTTTGAAGAGGATGACCGCTTCGGTTACTGCGATTCTTCGGTTGCAATTCAAAATATTTATCTTGCGGCTCATGCCTTGGGATTGGGGTCAGTCTGGATAAATCAGCTGAGGGAAAAATGTAATTCGCCCGAAATAAGGCGCGTTTTAGATTCTTTTAATATTCCTAAAAATCATGTTGTCTGCGGAATATCCGCTATCGGTTATCCTGCTGAACATCCCGAACCTAAAACACGTACCGAACCTGTAGAATTCATAAATTAA
- the msrB gene encoding peptide-methionine (R)-S-oxide reductase MsrB, translated as MKNKKIILPVSLVFSIVLFLSCTKAQAEQKLSIGGKGMIREIYLAGGCFWGVEGYFRQIPGVKETDTGYANGKSDSANYKGLHSSDHAETVKIVYDASVVSLQELLAHYFRVIDPTSLNKQGNDAGRQYRTGIYYVDDSMIREIQSFIKFMQKKYSRPIVVEVEKLRHFILAEDYHQDYLEKNPGGYCHIDLTLALTPLYDESKFKLPSKEELKNSLTAIQFSVTQEKATERPFTSEYDKFDAEGIYVDITTGKPLFSSLNKYDAGCGWPSFTKAITTQALQYLEDRSHGMNRTEVVSKTGGAHLGHVFDDGPAEAGGLRYCINGAALRFIPYDKMEKEGYGDYLPYVKPTGNF; from the coding sequence ATGAAAAACAAAAAGATTATATTGCCGGTGAGTCTTGTATTTTCGATAGTTTTATTTTTATCGTGTACAAAGGCTCAGGCAGAACAAAAACTATCTATCGGAGGAAAAGGAATGATTAGAGAGATATATCTTGCAGGCGGATGCTTTTGGGGCGTTGAAGGATATTTTAGACAAATACCCGGAGTAAAAGAAACGGACACGGGCTATGCAAACGGTAAGAGCGATTCTGCAAACTACAAGGGACTGCACAGCAGTGACCACGCCGAAACAGTAAAAATAGTTTATGATGCATCTGTAGTAAGTTTGCAGGAGTTACTTGCACACTATTTTAGAGTAATCGACCCAACATCCTTAAACAAACAGGGAAACGATGCAGGCCGCCAATATAGAACAGGTATTTACTATGTAGATGATTCTATGATTAGAGAAATACAAAGTTTTATTAAATTTATGCAAAAAAAATATTCAAGGCCGATTGTTGTTGAGGTAGAAAAACTGCGTCATTTTATTCTTGCAGAAGATTATCATCAAGACTATCTTGAAAAAAATCCCGGCGGCTATTGCCACATAGACTTAACCCTAGCCCTTACCCCGCTCTATGATGAAAGTAAATTCAAGCTGCCGTCAAAAGAAGAATTAAAAAACTCTTTAACGGCAATACAGTTTTCCGTTACTCAAGAAAAAGCAACCGAAAGACCTTTTACAAGCGAGTACGATAAATTCGATGCTGAAGGAATTTATGTTGACATCACAACAGGGAAACCTCTTTTTTCTTCATTAAACAAGTATGACGCAGGCTGCGGCTGGCCTTCATTTACGAAGGCCATTACAACTCAGGCTCTTCAATATTTGGAAGACAGAAGCCACGGCATGAACCGCACCGAGGTTGTTTCAAAAACAGGTGGAGCTCACCTAGGTCATGTCTTCGATGACGGCCCAGCAGAAGCAGGCGGTTTAAGATACTGCATAAACGGTGCAGCCTTACGCTTTATCCCTTACGATAAAATGGAAAAAGAAGGTTACGGAGATTATCTCCCCTATGTAAAACCTACAGGCAATTTTTAA
- a CDS encoding threonine/serine exporter family protein, with product MPLYIHAIASFIASFCFCFLFSVPKQNTVLSALCGSVSWTVLIFFQNMGVNYIFATLAGALAVGLLADWFAVLQKTPVTCFIVIGTIPLVPGFKVYKTMLFFVTDRLEKGVSEGVQAAFIAIAISIGLIISTSATRLIRTIKKKAADKKTRK from the coding sequence ATGCCGCTCTACATACATGCAATAGCATCCTTTATCGCAAGTTTTTGTTTTTGTTTTTTGTTTTCGGTTCCGAAGCAAAATACAGTTTTAAGCGCCCTGTGCGGAAGCGTCTCTTGGACGGTCTTAATATTTTTTCAGAACATGGGAGTCAACTATATATTTGCAACCTTGGCAGGAGCCTTAGCAGTAGGTCTCTTAGCGGATTGGTTTGCAGTACTTCAAAAGACACCGGTTACATGCTTTATCGTTATAGGTACTATTCCCTTGGTTCCCGGGTTTAAGGTTTATAAAACCATGCTCTTCTTTGTTACTGATAGGTTAGAAAAAGGAGTGAGCGAAGGAGTTCAAGCCGCTTTTATCGCCATAGCCATATCCATCGGACTAATCATTTCTACATCAGCAACCCGTCTTATTAGAACCATAAAGAAAAAAGCGGCAGACAAAAAAACAAGAAAATAA
- a CDS encoding threonine/serine exporter family protein has translation MEEEKKAVSIFRIALAAGELLIKNGAEMHRTEETILRICASRGINDIAVFISPTVIMIGDDKKEGTTYIKNIKSRGSNIKKISLVNEFSRNFTQGKVPEADALDILKKIDAEKGYPYWLILTTAGIGCGVFSVLLGGTVNDFIVTFLATFAAVFLNDRITRFSKTVFLGNFIAGFFVGIITIFFYHVGFVKNLDMIIVGAVLSLVPGVAFTSGIRDFILGDLISGIARTCEAVLIAVAIAFGIGSVLFAYSLFGGI, from the coding sequence ATGGAAGAAGAAAAAAAAGCGGTTTCAATTTTTAGAATCGCCTTAGCAGCAGGAGAGCTTCTAATAAAAAATGGAGCCGAGATGCATAGAACAGAAGAAACAATTTTAAGAATATGTGCTTCTCGAGGTATTAACGACATAGCCGTTTTTATAAGCCCCACCGTAATCATGATAGGCGACGATAAAAAAGAAGGCACCACTTATATTAAAAATATCAAGAGCCGAGGCAGCAATATAAAAAAAATTTCATTGGTAAACGAATTTTCAAGAAACTTTACCCAAGGCAAGGTACCCGAAGCCGATGCTCTAGATATTCTAAAAAAGATTGATGCAGAAAAAGGCTATCCCTATTGGCTTATATTGACTACAGCCGGAATAGGCTGCGGAGTTTTCTCAGTACTTCTCGGCGGAACGGTAAATGATTTTATCGTTACATTTCTTGCAACCTTTGCTGCCGTTTTCTTAAATGATAGAATTACCCGGTTTTCTAAAACGGTATTTTTAGGAAATTTTATAGCGGGCTTTTTTGTCGGCATAATAACCATCTTTTTTTATCATGTAGGTTTTGTAAAAAATCTTGACATGATAATAGTGGGAGCCGTTTTATCCTTGGTACCGGGCGTTGCTTTTACTTCAGGTATACGGGATTTTATTTTGGGAGATTTAATTTCGGGAATAGCCCGTACCTGTGAGGCTGTACTCATCGCAGTCGCAATCGCCTTCGGTATAGGTTCCGTTCTTTTCGCTTACTCTCTTTTTGGAGGAATATAA